ATCCAATGAAGAAAACCCCAtgctaataaaaaaatagaCATTTTCTTTGGCACTAGAAAATATATATTGAGCCATTATAGCTTTGGAAATTTTTAAGCactgtatttctttttccttctgattttttttgtaagaTACAACTAGGTGCTGTTATAGTGTTAAAACATGCACAGCAATTTCAAATGATTAATACCTTGACAGCATAATCTTGTAAAAAATCGTTTTTATCCACTATCTAAAATtaacttttaattaaaagaatgTTATATTTGTTTTCTGATACTAAATTACcttgattattttaaaattgtgtgGGATGCTGGCACATACTGAATCTACagcatctattttttttttgggttttaactGTCTCCCTGAAATGCGAGGTTCAATTATTAAGCATTAATAAGTATTTAGGAATGTCCTAAGTGAGTTAGCAATTAATTTGGCCAGGAATTAGCTCTGTCTTTTGTAATCTAGATTGTAGAAGGAACACACTACCTCCTTTAAGAACTGTACTGTATTTGCACAAAATTGGTATTTTTTTGACCTTAATAAAAAAGGTTTGCAGGAACTAGAGCCCAGCTGGAACCTGGATGGAGCCCCAGGGATCAACTTCAGTGCATGGTGTTGGTGTTGTGTGGGCAGCCCTGACTCTGTACTGAGCTCTGCCACCACATGCTGGTTACTCTGATTTTTGTATTTACCTCAGGAGGCCAAAAGTCACTGACAGACCCTGACTCtgcccagggacacagagctcaGAGTGGCTGAAGAGGACACACAGGACCCTGGTGTGTCACCCCAGCCTTTGCAAGTCCTGCAGGCCAGGGAGCGGCCGAGGGCTCCGCGCCCTCCtcgcagagctgctgcaggcaggcagagatATCCCCACAGTAATCCCACAGCACATCTGCACCAATAATGAAATTACACACTCAGTACAtgggaatattttattttgactttACATGCGGTGTTAAAAACCCAAAGAACGTATTATTTACACATCCACAATACAAGTTTACAAGATATCTATACATGTTAAAGTACTCTATAGTAATAGAGCAGCTTCATTTAAGGGTTACTTTTTTATGCCGTACCATTAAAAAAGATACAATCTGCGTTTACCTTTGCACAAATGGATAAAGCatcttttattattaaattaacAGAATAAGGACTAGGTTGAATGTTAGAAATTTCAACATAAATACTGAGAGAACTCACATTACCATCTACAAGGCAGCACAATGTTACAGGAGGTTATCAGGGTTCACATACATTTATCTTCCGGGTCACACAAGTCTGTATTAATATTTGTAAAGTGAATTCGGATCAGTTTGTGTCTTCTGACAACTGAGTACATTTTAATAGTTATTAATCTGTAGTGTTTTAGTTGCAAGACAGAAGTGTTTAGGAAGAAAGATCATTGATTTTTGGATCCAGAGGTCTCAGGAAATAAATGTCCCTTACAGccttacaagaaaaaaatgacTACTTCTATCCTTTATTCTTTGTTCTGTAACAGAGATCCAGTTTTTAGTGACTAACCTTTTCTCCCCTTTGAACACATAATATAAATCTCCACCGTCTCTGAAACCCGTTGCAGTTATTTGTCCCACTAATTCATGAATATTCCTCTGCCATGGTTATTTCTATAGTTATGTTCAATAAACAATGTGGTAGTGTGTAGTTTGCAAGCTAAAATAGCCATCTGTGTTGAACATCAGCTGCAAGTGGATACTGTAAACCCTACTAAATAGCTTACACAACTTTAGCAGGTGTTCCATTACCCTAGAAACCTCATTTGATTTCACATTATAACTGTTTGATCCTTCAGAGAGCTGGAGTGGAATGTTTATCATGGTAAGGTGATTTAATGCTGCTGTCTTCATGGATTGTAGGCTGCCTTTAGTTACCATTAATTATTCTTGcgttttatctttttttttttttttgggtgctGTTGAGAGGTTTTACAACTGGCACTCGGGAGATATGTGCTATAGTGAGAACACTTgacagatttaatttttttttagtacttTTATCATTTGCATGAATAAGGCACAAAATGCACAGATTCAGGTAAACTCACACATAATATTTACAGAATATTGTCATTACCTGCAtgactttggaaaaaaaacaaaccttactttacacaacaaaaacaaattGATTGCACTACTGTTGAGTTTTCACAGACTGCTTCTGCCAGGCCAATTaatgtttctccttttttattgACAAGAGTCTATCAGCGTGTAGGGCGTTATTAAATGCAACAAAAACGTGACCTTCTCCAGTTACACCGGCGTTTGCCAAGTGAACTGACAATTAGCTGCCCTCAGTGAGAAGTACAGGGGCTCGAGTTCACAGTGGCCAGGTATTGGATGGAGGCACTGTGGAAACACAGCAAAACTCCCCCGTTCCAGCCCAAAACACTAGATTTGAAATGCACAGCTCTGAATCAATAGCAGCATAACAGAGTTATGAAGAATTAACCACATCTGCACTCTTTGACTGGGTGGCTCTTTCATCCAGGCGTTCCCCTCGGAAGGCTGTCAGAGATGCGCAGTTCATCCGTAGCTGGCTCCAGCTGAGCCCAGCGGGCTGCAGAAGGCAGAGTCATCTGTTTGTTCAGTCATGCTCAATGTAAACAATTCCATAGCATAAAAGATGCAATGGGAACCTAAGTACATCCTAGTGTGTACagtacacacacacatccaCACACACGCACAGCTTTATCTGTGGCAAAAACAAAATGCCACAcacatggagagaaaaaaataatgctaCAGTTGGGCCAGAGACTTAATTCCAGCAAATTGATTATTAACCCAGCTATTCATTGAGACATTACCATTTTCTGACATTTGTGCAAGAGGCAAGGTGAATGCATACATAGTAAAATGTTCACATTTAATGGGAATGACCACACTTAATGGCAGTCTAAAATGGAACCCATTTTTCAAGTATTTGCTTACTGATTTTTTCCCAACAACTGTTGTTTAGCTATTTAGAACAGTAACGTAGCCCCCACCCCATTGTGCTACATGTCTCCTTAGCTCCAAACAAAAGAAATGTAATGACCAGcactttcctttgtttttttgtgtttgcttgTAGCAAGTACACCAAATCTTGCTACAGCTACCTGTGGCAAGACACAGATGTTGCTCAAGTAAGGACAGTTTCTTTGGCCACTTTGTTCTCCTTAGTAACAAGCAAGTCTCTGCCTTATGTGTCTACCACAACATCATTTCAGAACCTGTACAGGTCAGTGCCACACTCATTTTAGCACAGACATGTCCTAGTAGCTGTATTTGTTCAGTGGTCTGACTGGTGTCGTCTGAGGGACGAATGAGGGTTTTGGTGGCACGTCGGGTTTTAGGGAGGGTGTCCTCTTTATTCCTGTGCGAGGCAGGGTGCCATTGCTCGTGTAGCTGCTTTGCCTGGACAAGGAAGGCTGGAGGTGAACGCTGACAGGCGTCCCTTGCATGTAGTCCATCTTAGTGCCTGCCGTGGGAGCCATGTACCCCCCACGATTAATACTTGGCTGTCTGGATAACAAAACACCATTTGGTGAGTTCAAGTTTTTAGGAAGGGCAGATATTGAGTGCCTCTGTGAAGAATTTTTGTGATAACCCCTCTGCCTTTCCAAAGAGGTCATTGGTACTCCAGGAGTGGTGGGAACATCCACTCGTTTTGTGGGACTGTTTCTCGGCAGAGTCGATGGAGGAGAGTATAAAGACGCCTCCCTGTTGGGAACCTTAGGTGGGATCTCAGACATATTGCCCATTGGATCCAGCATTAAAGTCTGGTGGGCCACTTGAATATCTCCCATAATTGCTTTGGGATTATTAGTAGTTTCATTTAAGTGTTTCAGAAAATCATTCAGGGTGTTCCTGGAATCAACAGATCTCCTGTGGTCTCTTTTGCTGGATGATTTTGTAAGTGGATGATCAATATGTTGCATCTTTTTGTCCGCCTTGTGCGCATTAGAATTTGAGAAAGATGTGTTGTAGTCATGGGTAGCATTGGGAAGAACAATAGCACTGGGAATATGTCCATGACTTAGAGGAGAGTGGGGTGGAGGACTAGAAGGAAAAAACTGAGGGCTTTTTAGGGGGGTTTCTTTTCGTGAAGCGTTGAGGTTACCGTGCGCTTTGTCCGACTGACTCTTCATAGCCTGCAGAGTCTTTTGTTGGAGAACTGGAGTAGATTCAGGAGTTGGAAGTGCAGCTAATTCTGGAGGCTGTCCCCTGTGGTCCATCATCATGGACTTGGTATCGCCGTTTGGAGGCAACTCCTTCCTGCTGGTCAGCAGGTTTGTGTACAGTTTGGGTGAATCAATGTTCTGCTGATACTCCTTGACAGGGCTGTCAAACAGCCCATTCAGTTTGGCAAAGCTCCCGCTGGAGTCAGTGCAGGACTGAGCCGATTCCGCATCTTTGTGTATTTTCCTGGATTTCCGCACAAATATATCCCGGTAACAGTAAACGGCCACTCCTGCAATAAAGGCTCCCAGGACAAACGCAGCAAAGACACAAGTGATTAGGACATTCATATGCACCATTTGGTTGGACTCTCCTGATTGTACTTCCCACCTCACACCTGCAAAAGACAGACAGGATATCATAAATCCACAGGTATTTCATACTGACACATTTCAGAAGAAGGCACCCTTCCTCATGGAAGTGTCTATTAAGTGTTTTTAAGTGCTCTGGATGTGGTGTTGGTGTAACTCAGTAGGATCCTGCAATCTACTCCACTGGTGAATGCAagtaattttataaaaatagtaaaattaCTGTGTGTGCACTGACAAGGCTAAATGAAGACTGTCCATTTTCTCTGATAATGAGGAATGCTTGTCGCAAATTCTCTCCTTATATTATGTTTTGTTTAGCCTGTCCCAAATTTCCTTTAAGGCTCACAAATAGGGGCCTTATGTTATTAACATTAAtgatttctgctggaaaattGAGGTTAGAAGGTCCTACTGGGCCAGACAGCAATTAATAACTCATGGATGGATTTCTCTCTCACTTTCCTGCCCAGCTCATAAATCAGTATCAAAGGAGAGACAGGATTATGCAAATGTTGTGTAAAAATGTATAACATATATACTGCATTGTTACAGCCACACTAACGGAATACAGTAGAAAACTTGTAAACTACTCCACTCCCAGGCTGCTGGTCCTGGAGTGGCAACCTGCACTCATTATGCATGTCCAAGTTTGAAGATAGATAATGTGATTCTGTTTTAGagcactgatttttattttttaccaaTAATGAACATAATACTTGCATAACATTATAAAAACAACTTAGGTTAAATTATTAGAGAATGTTAAAACTTTTAGCTTAGACCAAGAAATTGAatatttgattaattttttttatttgggtaTTAACAAGCtccctttgatttttttttagattttttaaagCAACCACAGACATCTTGCAGCTAAGACAATGTTAGTTTTTAATGAAAGTAAATCTGTTGCTATCCCATGAGATGTTAAAATGAAAGAGCAAGAGGGAAGGAACAGAGTCACTTTTTGTTAGAGGCAAGGCCTTTGAATATTGTTAATGTTCAGGGTTACAGGTTTTAATGGCACTGtgcagaagcagaaggaaaacatgAGTAAAGTTCACTAATAGCTATGACACAAAATGTGATTCAGAACCAAGAGCAGATGATAATAAAAActtaaagcaaaacagaaaataactgCAACAAATTAAAATGACAAATGCACGGCCATAATGGCTGATAGGAAACCTGATATGTTTTGTGAATGGTAATAAAACAGAAATGGTTTTTGGCTGGTGAGATTTTTTCAGTAAGTACAGAATTGTGCAAACATGTCTGTCACCTTGTTGTGCTATGCACTGAGAGAGACTTGTGTTAAATTTTGGTTAGGGGATTGGAAGTGGTTGACTGCAGTAGTCCTATTGAATAAAGTCTCAGTTGCCATAAGAACCTAATCAAAGGCTCACTTAGCTGAAAGAATGGCTAGAGAAAGATGAACTACAGGCAGATTAGGTTCCTTGTGTTCAGCTTAAAACCTCTGGATGTCTCAGTATGTACTGAGATCATCTCTAAACTGATGCTCATATCCAGAGGATAAAAATTCAGCAGTTTCCTACTCTGACTCTTGTTCAGGATCATGTTCCAGCAAGCAGAGGTTGGGATATGCCCCATTTAACACACAGATGTCTCATGGAGCTCTGCTTTGTGTTCTGTTTTGCCACCACCCCCAacccaaatgaaaaaaacccaaaacataaGCAACCATTCATGAGGACTAACAGTCTAAACCAGTGTTTAAGTTACTGCTTAAACAGTTTAAGATTGAAAACAATAAATGGAGGTGCAGAAGgtaattttttaatgtatccAGAACTGCCATTGATTTCAAGGGGAGTTTTGGACCACTCTAGGATTAAAAAGCTGAGCTTAGAATCTGTGTTTCCCATTATAAGCTCTAAGCAGCACTTTGTCCATGGGATAAGTAGGTATGAAAAACATGATTGCACTGTCTGCATATTCACAGGAAATGGGTGTAAAATAGAGCCCAACAATCATAGCTCTTACATTTCACTTAAGCCTTAGACAAGGTTGAGACTATCAGGTTTCCATTCAGCTGCAATGTATTCCCTGGTAAGGCCTTACCCTTTGGGACACCTGATAATGGATCAGAATAATCAGAAGTGTTTGGGTCATCTTGAACTACAAATTTCCGAGAGCCAGTCACTTTAGGTTTCCAGGAACCAATCACTTTAGGTGATATAACTGGGATACTTGCCATTGTGGTAATGGAAGCTGAGGAGAACTCCATGTCTGTGGTGGCAAACAGATTTTTATTAATGTGTTTCATGGCACATCTAAGCTATAGCTGGACACAGTATTTTATGGGAGTTACATGTCAGAGCAAAATGTGACCCCCCCCCTACACTCTGCAGAAGTACAGATGGCTGATTAAAATCAATTACTTCAAAACTGGAAATATGAAAATAGTACATTTACACTTCAACAGCTGCTAGCCAAAAAGCCAGAGAAGTCAACTGTGAAAGCAGTGCAAAAGTTAAAGCAAGCAACTGTGGGGGTGAAAAGCACAACTTAGTTTACTTAATTGCTATATTCTTCACTGGAGACAACATACTTGGCTGCCTTTtaaacatcaaaaaaaaaaaaagaagttactTGGAACGATGCACACTCGTGACAGGTTATGCCTGAGAAACCAGATCAGCTCCATTACTGCTATTATGGTATACCAGGAACTGCTGAATGAGCCATTTCTGCAGGTGGGGATAAAAGGAATGTTTTTAACCCCTATTTTGTAATGGTTCCTAAGGAACAATCCTGCAGAGATTCTGGCTCCTCTGTAATATGTTTGCTGAACAGACCCACCACAGCCTACGTGAAAATGCACAGAAGAGGAAACTCATAAAATTGGGTTTACAGTCCAGTCTCATTTGCACCCTTGAGTATTTTGTGTTCACTGTCCCAGTAGGTTTAGGCAGGAAAGTCTATGGCTTGAGATCAGACTTGAGAAATGTACTTCAAAAGCACACTCATTCAGGACTTAAAAATAAGGTTCAATTGTATCTGTGTCATAAAATACCACTTTGAAAATTCAGTTGATAAGCACTCATGAATCCAGGCAACATTTCTGTGTGACAGTTTcgttttgctttgtttccttaaGTGAGTCTCTAACTTGCATTGTGGGTAAATAGATCTGGAAAATATTTGTCTCAAACGTTACTTCTTGTCAAGTTACAGAAGTGAAAATGTCAGAAATCAAACCACCAATAATGTTCTTGTGGCACTCTTACAAATTTAACATACAGATAGATTATTGTCCTGTTTGTCAGTCAGAAATGTGCCCTTGGTTTGAAAGCGAAGACCCAAGTTCCAAAAGCAAAGACTGGAAAGTAAGGCCTGAATCTTGCTCCTGTTGAAGTCAACACAGGTTCTGCTCTTGAGTTCAACAGAGGAGCACTGGGTGTCCCTGAACACCAGGGGCTGGTGGTGAACACCTTATTAGAAAAATCACTGGAGGAGGAAAGGATGCAAAAGTCCATCTGACAACAATGCACAACATTTTTTTGAAGCCACTTTTGTCTACACAATTTCTCATTCAGCTACACAGTTTGTGATGTTAAATTTTTTCCATTAGCATAAACTACttaaagcatttcaaaaataaagaaatacacattttagAAAATGTGTATTTGTGCAAAAAGCTTgctgggaaagaaggaaaagagaaaaggagaggtAAGGAGGAAGATGATGAAGTTCTGCCATTCATCTACTAGAGATGACCAAGAGGGGCATTCACAGACGCATGGCTGGGGATCAAGAGTAAAGCTTAGTGGACTTCGTGCAGTGAAGATGTCATCTATGTTAATCAGGCTCTTTAATAAAAGATGTCTCAATAAATAATGAGCTGTTAACATGCGGCTACACAGGGTGAAGTGCTGAGTGAGAAGAGTCTGACTATCTTTACCATCAGTGGGAACATGAGTAAAAGCACAAAAATGGAGGATTGCCAACTGtgcaaaaggaaggaaaaaagggctGAAAATGCTGAACTGAAGGAAAGTAAAGGTCATTaattcaaaaaaattaaaaaaaactaaccAGATGTTGGGTCGCCAAATATTTTGTAATCTGGTGTAGCTGTAGTAGGCAAAATTTCTAAAAGAATTAAAGGAACAAGTAATCAgtaaaaagtaacaaaaaagaaagcaaaagatcTCAAACCTGagtaatggaaaataaaaactaaaatatcACTGgttacaaaaaataaattcttcaatACTTTGCTGCAGACCCCAAATAGCTGTAAACTGgtgaaggaaagagaaaaactcTGCCACCCAGGACTAAAAAGCTCAGCTTTGTGAACATTCACAGTAACACCAGGTGATGTGTTCATCATGTTACTGAAAAGCTCATCAGAAATTTAACATCCACAGTGAGGTGTGGCCACAGACTATGGTGAGacattccaaaggagcagcagtgaCTGTGCCTTACCATGGCAGTCCCCAAGCTGCGCCGTGTTGCCGTTTTCGACATCTTGGACGTATCCTCCAGTGCTGTGGTTGTATGAAACAAACAAAGAGAACCTGCAATTAACAGTATTAGTAAGGATACAAAtggagacttttttttcctggaagcaGCAGATGGAAACATACACAAGAGCCAGTGTATGGCCCAAAGGATTGTACAAAATGTACAGGATAGTCCGGCTTTAACTATTTCTGTGTGCTTATGCCaggaaatagaagaaaaacaatcCCATTTTTTAACAACTATATCATGTCTTCTCCATTGGGCATGCTCTTGGGTTTAGATACAACCATCCAATTATACCAGTTAAAGTTTGCACTGGCCTGCTACAAAGGCCTCTTTTTAAGATACAGCTGCTAGTGCACCATATATTACAGACTTGATTTGTGCAAAATGCCTTTGGTATGCATATATAACACCCCAGCTCCACTGTGGAGGCACAACCTTGCTCTTCCCACTGTGAATCCTGTGCTTTCATATCTGCAATTGCCTGTGCCCTAACCATGAGCATGCCTGGGAGGGGATACTGTGTCCTGTCCTCTTGAAGCTGCTCAGGTTTGCATGCTGCAATTTCTTGCCTTCCTGcttccagctgcttttcctaGAGGTCTGCCTGTCCTCCTACACATTTAAAACTCCCACTGAATGCAAGTCTTCACCCAGAGGTTCCAGAATTAGGCCAGACTTAGCATTCTGTTCTCTTACAGATACAGTCcattggaaaaaaatctttacaaaACCAGAGATTTAGTAACTGTGTGCAAGGGAAGAGCACAGGGCATGAGCTCGTGTAAAGCATATTTAGAGATGCTGGGCTAACTTACAAAGGAGTACTTACAGCATGCCTGGTGTCACTCTTCCACATGCCTCATGGTCTAACCAGCCACAGTACGGGTCCCGTGAAGCAATACATGCCCTTGCaagagaaaaaccccaaaaatcatgCATGTTTTACTTCCTTCCAAAGAAATGTTGGTGCCCTTGCTTTAGGGGGGGGTCAGGAAGGGAGCCATACTTTTTACATGACCCGTGACGCTCACACCGACTCAGGGGAATTCTAACGACACAGCTGGAGAATGCCACGAACAGAGCATGGTGGTCTCTGTCCAGCTGGAGGGAAATGACTCTTCTGTCCTCCTCGCTTTCTGCATTGCACCTGGTCAGCAAAAACAAGGGCAGGCCACTGCTTTAGTGACTGTAGTACTTTGTGCActaaacattttatttattgtctGTGTAGCTACTGAACAGAAACTTCTCACATACATAAATGTAACCTGTGACTCTTTGCTGAGACATTGCTAAACAAACCTCTGAGTTATCAAATGCTGGATTCTGGCTCCTGCTAACAAGCTAGGTGAGAAGTTTGCAGAACTAtgtaggaaaaagaaatccaaatccattttctttgttctctCAGTCAGCATAAGTATCATGAGAGAGCAGAAGAGGAGTCCTGTATTGGACGGCTGTAGAGTTTAACTGGAATGCTTCCACTCCCAAATTCTTTGtgccaaaaaataaacaactttaAAATGATCAGATATAGGTTATACACTATCAACCACTCTTGAGCAACCCTCAAGATAAGCACAGATCATTTAACATCACCAAAGACTTCTGACGTTTCTAGAAGTATTTGCAGGAGAATTAGACCATGTCACTGATGTCACTGGAGTCGAATTAGATTGTTCATTCAACCCATACAAAATGGCAAGTGACCAAATACTTTCAGGTTATTCAACATGAGGAACATGATGAAATGACAAACAAGTGGTGATGTTGGTGATAATGAGCTAGTTTACCATAATCTTTTTTAGCTAGGTTCCAAGGACTAGATGAAGAGCTTAGATGTTCTGGTAATACTTACTTTGCATGATTATATGCTTCAATCTCTTCCAGTAATATGCTGTCATTCAAAGAAAAAGGCCTGGTCTTTGCCAAGATTTTAAGTACTACTCCTGCTTCGGAGCCAACAAATATG
Above is a genomic segment from Agelaius phoeniceus isolate bAgePho1 chromosome 13, bAgePho1.hap1, whole genome shotgun sequence containing:
- the SEMA6D gene encoding semaphorin-6D isoform X1, which gives rise to MGRPAGGSERSGPRRRAAAAGSGAAAAGTGESGGSAAALPSAAGGSRRRPQTGQPKRSCRVYPRRSRPGALGVVEQCCHLSPAMRLPVLCALVTLLSLSPCRAVSFPEDEDPINVVDYHYSRQYPVFRGRPSGNESQHRLDFQLMLKIRDTLYITGRDQVYTVNLNEVPKSEVIPSKKLTWRSKQQDRENCAMKGKHKDECHNFIKVFVPRNDEMVFVCGTNAFNPMCRYYRLNTLEYDGEEISGLARCPFDARQTNVALFADGKLYSATVADFLASDAVIYRSMGDGSALRTIKYDSKWIKEPHFLHAIEYGNYVYFFFREIAVEHNTLGKAVYSRVARICKNDMGGSQRVLEKHWTSFLKARLNCSVPGDSFFYFDVLQSITDIIEINGVPTVVGVFTTQLNSIPGSAVCAFSMDDIEKVFKGRFKEQKTPDSVWTAVPEDKVPKPRPGCCAKHGLAEAYKTSIDFPDETLSFIKSHPLMDSAVPSVTEEPWFTKTRVRYRLTAIAVDHAAGPYQNYTVIFVGSEAGVVLKILAKTRPFSLNDSILLEEIEAYNHAKCNAESEEDRRVISLQLDRDHHALFVAFSSCVVRIPLSRCERHGSCKKACIASRDPYCGWLDHEACGRVTPGMLFSLFVSYNHSTGGYVQDVENGNTAQLGDCHEILPTTATPDYKIFGDPTSDMEFSSASITTMASIPVISPKVIGSWKPKVTGSRKFVVQDDPNTSDYSDPLSGVPKGVRWEVQSGESNQMVHMNVLITCVFAAFVLGAFIAGVAVYCYRDIFVRKSRKIHKDAESAQSCTDSSGSFAKLNGLFDSPVKEYQQNIDSPKLYTNLLTSRKELPPNGDTKSMMMDHRGQPPELAALPTPESTPVLQQKTLQAMKSQSDKAHGNLNASRKETPLKSPQFFPSSPPPHSPLSHGHIPSAIVLPNATHDYNTSFSNSNAHKADKKMQHIDHPLTKSSSKRDHRRSVDSRNTLNDFLKHLNETTNNPKAIMGDIQVAHQTLMLDPMGNMSEIPPKVPNREASLYSPPSTLPRNSPTKRVDVPTTPGVPMTSLERQRGYHKNSSQRHSISALPKNLNSPNGVLLSRQPSINRGGYMAPTAGTKMDYMQGTPVSVHLQPSLSRQSSYTSNGTLPRTGIKRTPSLKPDVPPKPSFVPQTTPVRPLNKYSY
- the SEMA6D gene encoding semaphorin-6D isoform X7; translation: MRLPVLCALVTLLSLSPCRAVSFPEDEDPINVVDYHYSRQYPVFRGRPSGNESQHRLDFQLMLKIRDTLYITGRDQVYTVNLNEVPKSEVIPSKKLTWRSKQQDRENCAMKGKHKDECHNFIKVFVPRNDEMVFVCGTNAFNPMCRYYRLNTLEYDGEEISGLARCPFDARQTNVALFADGKLYSATVADFLASDAVIYRSMGDGSALRTIKYDSKWIKEPHFLHAIEYGNYVYFFFREIAVEHNTLGKAVYSRVARICKNDMGGSQRVLEKHWTSFLKARLNCSVPGDSFFYFDVLQSITDIIEINGVPTVVGVFTTQLNSIPGSAVCAFSMDDIEKVFKGRFKEQKTPDSVWTAVPEDKVPKPRPGCCAKHGLAEAYKTSIDFPDETLSFIKSHPLMDSAVPSVTEEPWFTKTRVRYRLTAIAVDHAAGPYQNYTVIFVGSEAGVVLKILAKTRPFSLNDSILLEEIEAYNHAKCNAESEEDRRVISLQLDRDHHALFVAFSSCVVRIPLSRCERHGSCKKACIASRDPYCGWLDHEACGRVTPGMLFSLFVSYNHSTGGYVQDVENGNTAQLGDCHEILPTTATPDYKIFGDPTSDMEFSSASITTMASIPVISPKVIGSWKPKVTGSRKFVVQDDPNTSDYSDPLSGVPKGVRWEVQSGESNQMVHMNVLITCVFAAFVLGAFIAGVAVYCYRDIFVRKSRKIHKDAESAQSCTDSSGSFAKLNGLFDSPVKEYQQNIDSPKLYTNLLTSRKELPPNGDTKSMMMDHRGQPPELAALPTPESTPVLQQKTLQAMKSQSDKAHGNLNASRKETPLKSPQFFPSSPPPHSPLSHGHIPSAIVLPNATHDYNTSFSNSNAHKADKKMQHIDHPLTKSSSKRDHRRSVDSRNTLNDFLKHLNETTNNPKAIMGDIQVAHQTLMLDPMGNMSEIPPKVPNREASLYSPPSTLPRNSPTKRVDVPTTPGVPMTSLERQRGYHKNSSQRHSISALPKNLNSPNGVLLSRQPSINRGGYMAPTAGTKMDYMQGTPVSVHLQPSLSRQSSYTSNGTLPRTGIKRTPSLKPDVPPKPSFVPQTTPVRPLNKYSY
- the SEMA6D gene encoding semaphorin-6D isoform X3, which encodes MNKTNSRWLRSSCLPRRPRGGGRFAEVVEQCCHLSPAMRLPVLCALVTLLSLSPCRAVSFPEDEDPINVVDYHYSRQYPVFRGRPSGNESQHRLDFQLMLKIRDTLYITGRDQVYTVNLNEVPKSEVIPSKKLTWRSKQQDRENCAMKGKHKDECHNFIKVFVPRNDEMVFVCGTNAFNPMCRYYRLNTLEYDGEEISGLARCPFDARQTNVALFADGKLYSATVADFLASDAVIYRSMGDGSALRTIKYDSKWIKEPHFLHAIEYGNYVYFFFREIAVEHNTLGKAVYSRVARICKNDMGGSQRVLEKHWTSFLKARLNCSVPGDSFFYFDVLQSITDIIEINGVPTVVGVFTTQLNSIPGSAVCAFSMDDIEKVFKGRFKEQKTPDSVWTAVPEDKVPKPRPGCCAKHGLAEAYKTSIDFPDETLSFIKSHPLMDSAVPSVTEEPWFTKTRVRYRLTAIAVDHAAGPYQNYTVIFVGSEAGVVLKILAKTRPFSLNDSILLEEIEAYNHAKCNAESEEDRRVISLQLDRDHHALFVAFSSCVVRIPLSRCERHGSCKKACIASRDPYCGWLDHEACGRVTPGMLFSLFVSYNHSTGGYVQDVENGNTAQLGDCHEILPTTATPDYKIFGDPTSDMEFSSASITTMASIPVISPKVIGSWKPKVTGSRKFVVQDDPNTSDYSDPLSGVPKGVRWEVQSGESNQMVHMNVLITCVFAAFVLGAFIAGVAVYCYRDIFVRKSRKIHKDAESAQSCTDSSGSFAKLNGLFDSPVKEYQQNIDSPKLYTNLLTSRKELPPNGDTKSMMMDHRGQPPELAALPTPESTPVLQQKTLQAMKSQSDKAHGNLNASRKETPLKSPQFFPSSPPPHSPLSHGHIPSAIVLPNATHDYNTSFSNSNAHKADKKMQHIDHPLTKSSSKRDHRRSVDSRNTLNDFLKHLNETTNNPKAIMGDIQVAHQTLMLDPMGNMSEIPPKVPNREASLYSPPSTLPRNSPTKRVDVPTTPGVPMTSLERQRGYHKNSSQRHSISALPKNLNSPNGVLLSRQPSINRGGYMAPTAGTKMDYMQGTPVSVHLQPSLSRQSSYTSNGTLPRTGIKRTPSLKPDVPPKPSFVPQTTPVRPLNKYSY
- the SEMA6D gene encoding semaphorin-6D isoform X2; the encoded protein is MGRPAGGSERSGPRRRAAAAGSGAAAAGTGESGGSAAALPSAAGGSRRRPQTGQPKRSCRVYPRRSRPGALGVVEQCCHLSPAMRLPVLCALVTLLSLSPCRAVSFPEDEDPINVVDYHYSRQYPVFRGRPSGNESQHRLDFQLMLKIRDTLYITGRDQVYTVNLNEVPKSEVIPSKKLTWRSKQQDRENCAMKGKHKDECHNFIKVFVPRNDEMVFVCGTNAFNPMCRYYRLNTLEYDGEEISGLARCPFDARQTNVALFADGKLYSATVADFLASDAVIYRSMGDGSALRTIKYDSKWIKEPHFLHAIEYGNYVYFFFREIAVEHNTLGKAVYSRVARICKNDMGGSQRVLEKHWTSFLKARLNCSVPGDSFFYFDVLQSITDIIEINGVPTVVGVFTTQLNSIPGSAVCAFSMDDIEKVFKGRFKEQKTPDSVWTAVPEDKVPKPRPGCCAKHGLAEAYKTSIDFPDETLSFIKSHPLMDSAVPSVTEEPWFTKTRVRYRLTAIAVDHAAGPYQNYTVIFVGSEAGVVLKILAKTRPFSLNDSILLEEIEAYNHAKCNAESEEDRRVISLQLDRDHHALFVAFSSCVVRIPLSRCERHGSCKKACIASRDPYCGWLDHEACGRVTPGMLTGGYVQDVENGNTAQLGDCHEILPTTATPDYKIFGDPTSDMEFSSASITTMASIPVISPKVIGSWKPKVTGSRKFVVQDDPNTSDYSDPLSGVPKGVRWEVQSGESNQMVHMNVLITCVFAAFVLGAFIAGVAVYCYRDIFVRKSRKIHKDAESAQSCTDSSGSFAKLNGLFDSPVKEYQQNIDSPKLYTNLLTSRKELPPNGDTKSMMMDHRGQPPELAALPTPESTPVLQQKTLQAMKSQSDKAHGNLNASRKETPLKSPQFFPSSPPPHSPLSHGHIPSAIVLPNATHDYNTSFSNSNAHKADKKMQHIDHPLTKSSSKRDHRRSVDSRNTLNDFLKHLNETTNNPKAIMGDIQVAHQTLMLDPMGNMSEIPPKVPNREASLYSPPSTLPRNSPTKRVDVPTTPGVPMTSLERQRGYHKNSSQRHSISALPKNLNSPNGVLLSRQPSINRGGYMAPTAGTKMDYMQGTPVSVHLQPSLSRQSSYTSNGTLPRTGIKRTPSLKPDVPPKPSFVPQTTPVRPLNKYSY